Part of the Sporomusa termitida genome, TAAACCTGACAGGCCAGGTAGGTGTTTTCACTGCCTGGCTGTACTGCCAGTCCGTTTTTATCCGTAACCTGCCCCTGAGGTACCTGGATCTTACATTTACCACAGGTACCCCGGCCGCCACAGTTGGCTTCCAGAAATACGCCGCCATCAATTAGCGCCCGCAACACGGTCTTATCCCGTGAGCACGGCAGGTAAAGGTCATTGCCTTCAATGTGTAAAGTATAGGTTGCGGATGGTTCAATCATAGGTAAACCCTCTTTCGTATTATCATTACCCATACAATATCCAATCAGGGATAAGTCGCTAGAAACCAAAAAGAAGAACTCCTATTTTATTAGCGGATAGTTCTTCTTCCGGTGGAATGTATGTAGCGCGCCTGGCGGTTAGGCCGGCGTCGAAACAGCATTATTCTTCATATAAATTGCTTTGACGCAGCACGGCCAGGGCCGCATCAACGGCTTTGGCAATTGCCGCTTCCTCATAGCCAAAGACCAGTACATTGACATCAAGATCGAACCGGGTAAAACCACGCTCTGCATCAACCGGCCACTGCGCAGAGAATTTTACATCAACCCGGTCCAGGCGGGTAAGCGATACAAATATAAATTCCTCAGCCGACAATTTGGCCAGCACTTTAATATGGCCGACAATAATACCATTATGTGATAACGGGCTGCCGACATCCAGCACCAGCCGCCTGACCAGTTTCTCTACCGCCGGCTTAGTTAATTCCTTATCAAAAGGAATGGTGTAGGTCTTGCTAAACACGGTGGCATCGGTTAATTTATTCAAAATCAATTACCTCCTTAATTACATCCAAAGGCAATTGGTTGGCCGCACTGGCGACTCTGATCGGTGCATTGACAACAAGCTCCCGGATATCGGCGATAATCTCCGCCTGATCGGAACCGGCAATATCAGCTTTATTAATGATAACAAAATCAGTTTTTTCCACCTGGCTGGTAACAAGCGGCCCCAGCACCTCTTTTAGTTCCGGCCAGCGCCCCATATCGACAATCGTTATTGTTTTAAAGCCGGTGTAGAACTGACAGTATTCGTTAATTAGCTTCGCTATATTGCCGGGGATTGCCAGTCCGGTCATTTCAATTATAAGCCAGTCCGGCTTGATCGTGTCATGGATCTCCCGCACCGCACTGATCAGATCACTGGTTATCTGGCAGCATACACACCCGCCGAACAACGGCCGCACTTGTAAACCGCTGTCAGCTAACAACTTATCGTCAATCCCGGCTTCGCCGATTTCGTTTTCAATAAGGGCCACCGTTTCCTGCTTGTTTTCAGTAATATATTTAGCGATTTGCAATATAGTCGTTGTTTTACCAGAGCCCAGAAAACCGCCGAAAAGTAAAATACGCATATTTTCCTCCGCTTCCTGATACAAATTTAACGTGCTGGACACCGCATTGGCAAAGTTAGTCAGCCCGGCGCAAGCAGTGTTTTTTATTTGTCTCCAGCAGGAAATCCGGCTTGCTAAAGCAAGCCGGATTGAACTCACCCACGAGATCGATCATACGTGTATTCACTGGCCTTGGAACCGCTTGCAACAGGTCGCGCTTCAATAGGAATTTTCCGCTCAGACAGACAACAAATCTCTTTAGCAATGCTTAATATCCTGGTAATGATTTGTGCAATCTCATCCCGGCCATATTGTGCAGCTAGTGGAGTCCGTGCATCCTGGCTATCAGGCAAGGTATCGGACTCCTTCCCGTTAACAGGGTTTTGTATCCCATTGTTTTTACGATGCATGCAGAGCCGACACCTGCCTTCAAGTCATCTTTAATAAGCGTTTCCCCAGGCTATAGAGGAGGCTATAGAGGAGACTAGGCTACAGCGCCTGATGCTTTTTTGGACATTTCGACTGCATCATAGGCATTTTTGCAATATCCGTCGGCTGAGCACCAGGTGGCAACATTTTCATCAACAGGACCGCCGCCGACAAGAACAGTGGTTTTAATACCGGTAGCTTTAACTGCGGCAACTGTTTCTTTCATTACGTCAAAAGCAGTCGTCAGCAGGCAGAACATCCCCACCACATCCGGTTTATGGGTTTTTACGGCCTCAACAAAAGTTTCAATCGGTGCATCAACCCCAACGTCAACTACCTTGAAACCGTTGCAGCTCAAAATTGTGGAAACAATATTTTTGCCGATATCATGAATATCATCTTTTACAGTACCAAGGATGACAGTGCCGATAGTTTTGCTTTCGCCGGAGTCAGCCAGGGCTGATCCGAGCAGAGCAGCCGCATTGGCGAATACCTCCGCCGACATAATTAATTCCGACAGATAGTAGTCCCCGGCTTCATACAGCTTGCCTACGCCTTCCATACCGGCCTGCAGTTGTGCCAATATTTCTATTGCTGGCACACCGGCAGCCGCTTGTTCGTTTACTCCGGCAATTACTAAATCTTCCTCTAGTTCAGTTACCGCTTTTACAAGATCAATCTTTGACATTCAAAACTCCCCCTAATTTTTTTTTATGAATAGGCTTACTTCTGTTTCTATTCGTAGAGCCCTTTTCTATGAGCCTTCAGGTATTTGGCGCAATATCTGTCATTACCCAGCAATGCCTGTCCGGCGTATACTACACCCATCATGGCTTTGTCGGTCGGATTCAGAATATAGCCATCCATGCCCACAGTCATGGTTTGAACGACAAACAGCCGGTTGAGCACAGCTCGGTTGGGAAAACCGTAAGAAATATTGCTTAAGCCGCAGGTCAGGTGGACAGCAGGATATTTTTGCTTAATAGCATAAATGGCATCCAATACCGACTTGCCGTATTTGTCATTGGTACTCAGCGGCTTGATCAGCGGATCAATGTAGATATCATCCTGCTCAATACCCTCTTTTGCCATATCATCGATCAGCTTGCTGGCAATACGCAGGCGATCTTCGGCAGTTTCCGGCATGCCGGCGTCCTCAATACACAGGGCCACAATCTTGGCATTGAACTCTCTAACCAGCGGGACAACCGCTTGGTAACGCCCTGTTTCGGCCGTTGTCGAGTTGATCATGCGCTTGCCATTGGTAGTTTTAGCCAAGGTAAGTCCGGCTCTTAATGCATTTACATCAGGACTGTCAATACACAGAGGCATATCAGTAACCTCTTGGATCGTATTTACCAGCCATTCCATACACTCAATTTCCTGTCCAACCATAGTGCCGCAGTTTACATCAAGATAATTAGCACCAGCTGCTTCCTGTTGCTTGGCAACTTCCTGAATATAAGCGGCGTTTCTTGTTTCTACTGCTTCGCGAATTGCCTTGCGGCTGGTGTTAATGAGTTCTCCGATTATTAACATTAATCTTTCTCCTCCCGGTCGATCTATGTTGTATATACATCTATATATAGAGTAACTCCATCTGTTTTTTTTGTCAATACTATTTATTCTCACATTTCAAAAAAATCTCATATTATTGATTCGGGCTTCAGCAAATACTGAACAGGGAGCCGGTGACACTGCCAACACCGGCAATTTGATGGCCGCTTAAACGCTCGCGGAAAGTATACAGCGGCGAAAAATAAAATAAAGACAGCCTGTTCCATTGCTTCTTGGCTATGAGTCTAGTATTATCATTATTAGGATATTTTACAACAAGTAGGTGAGGCTTGATTGTTAATTACAGCAACTTTCTCTGTCGGCGATATGCACTGTCCGGCCTGTGAAAAAAAGATTGAACAAGCGCTAAAGCGCTTACAAGGAATTACTGTTGTAAAAGCCAGCTATTCACAAAACACCGTTACCATCGAATTTGACCCGGCCATCTGCAGCGAAACCCAGATTCATAATACGATCCATGAATGTGGTTATACCGTTAACGGCCAGACCAATGCTAAAAATAAACTGAAAAACTATGTGGGCATAGCTTGTGTGTTTGGGGCCATTTTTATACTCAGTCAGTTCACAGGCAACTTTGATATGAGTTCACAATTAACAGGCCAGGTTACCTATTTGGTGATTTTTGTTATTGGCCTCATGACTTCGCTGCATTGTGTCGGCATGTGCGGCGGCCTCATGATGTCCCAGGCAGTTTCTGCCGCGCCTCACAGCAGGCACTCCCCTTGCTTACGCTCATTTCGCTATAATGCCGGCAGAATAATCAGCTATACGCTGATTGGCGGCATTGTGGGAGCTCTGGGCTCAGTACTAGCCGTTTCGATCGGCTTTATGGCCGGAGCCGCAATAATTGCCGGCTTGTTTATGATTGTTATGGGACTCAATCTGACAGGTGTTACGCTCTTTAGACGGTTTCTAACCCTGCCCCGGCTGTTTAATTTACCGGTAAAGCCGGCTAACTCTCCTTTTATTGTAGGTTTGGTTAACGGTTTAATGCCCTGTGGTCCCTTGCAAACGATGCAGCTTTATGCGCTAAGCACCGGCAGTATCCTGCAGGGAGCAACGGCAATGCTGGTCTTCTCACTGGGCACATTGCCGCTGATGCTGTCTTTTGGCACCATAACAACTATGCTTAGTAAAGACTCTACCAAAGCAATCCTCAGGTTCAGTGGTGTTCTGGTCATAGTTTTAGGGTTGATCATGACCAACCGGGGTCTTGCCATTGCCGGCATCAATCCTTCATTCCTAAATAACTATGCCGTAAAAAACACCGGCAATAAGGCCATGCCGGTCAAAGCCGAGCTAAGGAACGGGCAGCAAACTATTAAAATAGCGGCAACGAACCAGGGTTATGTGCCCAATGTTGTATATGTGCAGAAAAACCTGCCCTTAAAAATGATCGTTACCGGCGATCAAATCAATTCCTGCAACAATGAGCTGATCATTCCATCCCTGCACATAAAAAAGAAGCTGACTGCCGGTGACAACATCATTGAAATGACACCACAAGGCGAAGACCTAAACTTCAGCTGCTGGATGGGGATGCTGCGCGGGCTGATTAAAGTAGTTGATGATCTCAACAGTATCGATATTTCCCAGCAAAATGTCGTAGTTCCTCCAGGCAAGAGCTGTTGCTCTACGAATGGCAAATCCCAGTGCTGTGGCAACCGGGAGAGACGCCCCAGCATATACGGTGACGATATCCGCCAGATTCCCACTGACCGGCTGCTGAAAAAGGCAGTGGCCGGCGACAACCGGCAAACAGTACATATCGCGGGAATTGGTTATGAGCTGGAGCCCTTAATTATCGTTATCAGTAAAGAGATACCGGCGCAAGTGCTGATCAATTTTGCACAATTCGATACCCCCCAAGGTAAATGGGAGATTGTAGCCTTTGACCGGAAAAAAGTTATTCAAACCTTTAGCGGCACCAAAGGTGTCTATGAATTAGAGCTTCCGCCCCAGCCGCCGGGAACCCTGGGTATTTACCACCAGGGAAATATTGTCGGTGTAGTTGAAGTAGTGGAAAATGCAGCTGATGCTGATCCGGCAAAAATCCTGGCAAAATTATTGCAGTAGCAGCCTCCCTTTACAGCCCGCGAGACACTTTCGTAAGTTCCCGCCGTTCACCGGCGCCTGCTATAAAAACAATCCCGGCACTTCACCTCTGAATTGTCGGGATGTTTTTATAGCAGGCGCTTTACTATTTCTTTACCAACGACCCCAGAATCGTTTTACTGCTGGCAATTACCATATCGCCAAAACTTTTGTTCTTGGCGCAGATTACGTCCAGGGCCGCCAGTAATTTGTCAAGTTGTTCATAAGTTACCGTAAGCGGCGGTTCTAAACGAATTACATTGGGATTATTCAAGGTATATGCTGTTATGATCTGATGGTTGTTCAGGAGTTCTCCGGCTACCATTGCGCCCAGATATTCGCCGGCTAGTTTTCCCACGGCGCCGCCGGTCAGTTTGTTGAGAAGCCCCTTCTCCGGCTGGGCAAACTCCATGCCAATGATCAGCCCTTGCCCGCGAACCTCTTTCAGAAACGGATATTTCGCCTGCAGCTGCCGCAATTTGCCTAGGAGATATTCGCCCTTTTCCGCAGCCTGACGGGCCAGATCGTCCCGGAAGAGAACTGACAAAGTGGCAATACCAGCCGCTGCCGCCCGGGTATTCCCGCCAAAAGTCGAGGTGTGCAGCGTAGCTTTTTCCGTGCTGCCGTAAGCTTTCTTCCAGATTTTTTCGGTAGTCGTATAGGCCGCAAGCGGCATGATCCCGCCGCCAAAAGATTTGGACAGGCACAAAATATCCGGCGCAATTCCCGCCAGTTCGCAGGCAAACAATTTGCCGGTACGCCCGAATCCGGTCTGGATTTCATCGACAATCAGCAAGGTATGATATTTCGTACAAATATCCCTGACTTCTTTCAGGTACCCTGCCGGCGGGACAATGATCCCCCCCTCTCCCTGAATCGGTTCTACGATAAAGGCCGCTGCCGCATTGGCCGACAAAATATTTTCAAGGGCCTGGGCATCCCCAAAAGGAATAAAAACTACATCAGGCAGTAACGGGGCAAATGGCTTCCTGTATTTCTCCCGCCCCGTAACGGACAGGGCGCCAAAGGATTTGCCATGAAAAGAGCCTTCACAGGAAATGATTTTGGTTCTGCCGGTGGCGGCCCGGGCCAGCTTTAAAGCCCCTTCCACGGCTTCGGCACCACTGTTGCCAAAAAATGAGTATTGCAGCTCGCCGGGAGTAAATAAGGCTAAATTCCGGGCTAACGCCCCGGCAATCGGATTGGGGGCAGCCTGAATCAGATTCGGCAGTTCTTTTACGGCCTCTACTGCGGCCTCGATTTCCGGGTGGTTATGTCCCAGGTTCAGAGCGCCATAGCCGCCTAAGAAATCCAGGTATTCATTATTTTCCCGATCCCAGATTGTTGTCCCGGCGGCTCTGACAAAACTTTTGTCAAAGTTTAAAAGCCCCATAAGATTTACTAAATCCGGATTTATAAAGTGCCGGTGGTTATCCCGGTTTTGTTCCCGGGATAGCGCCATTGCCTCTTTAAGCTCTATAAAATCCGGCATTACTTCTTTTATGTTTCTGGCCATTTTGTATCCCTCCGCAACTTAGATAGCGTTGTAAACAATTTATTATGTAATAACTTCCCTGTATTGAGGGCAATTACCTGCAATCAGACCGGCAAAATTAGTGCCTTATAGATCATTATGGCATAATTTGCCCTTCGGTAAACGTCTGTACATATCTGACAATAAATAAACTGGCACCTGCAGCTCAGGATGCCAGTTTATCTTATCGACGAGTTAATACTCCCGCCTCTATAGGCGGCGCCAGTTCAGGTGGAGTTGACTCTCCACCTGCCCCCCGAAGTTTCAGCTTTGCTGAAACGAGTTCACTCCCTTATGCCGATAGATTTATAGTTTTCTCATCGTTGGTACTGGGTGATCGGACAATAAGCCGATTTCTTGCGCAATTGCAGCCATCTTCTTAATAATCGCTATGATTTCGCGCTGCTCCATGCCGGAATCGCGCATAGACCTGCAAGCCTTTTGTAAACTTTCCGCAATCAGCTGTAAATCAGTATCTATGTCTTTCGTAACCGCAGGGTGTGTGGCATTTTCCCTGCCGCCCTTGGCCAGAAGGCATTTCTGCTGGTTATCCTTCGCATCGTTTTGCACTTCATCCACCTCGATTTTATATAACAACATATGAAACTCATGAGCTAAGAATATTTGTTTGAGAGTTCGAATAACAAAATATTCATTGGGAAGGCAGAAGATTTTCAGGTACGAACCCAGAAAATTTGCTCTCTTTATCATTGGTGCTACCAATAGCTTAGCGTATTTTACATTAAATTCACATAAAATTAATAACTTGTCATATTACAAAAACATTACAAAACCACTATTTTACTACAATGATGTTAAAACCCAAACCACAGGATCCTCTAGGGCCTATGCACACTGCTCTGCTGTTTTATTTAATTTTGCCAAGTTCCTCATTAAGCGCGAATCTTTTATCATTTAAGGCGAAAGTAATGAGCAGACCCAGCAGCAGGATTACTGCTGCCGAGACAAAGAGGAAAGCCGGCAGATATGCACCGATGGCTTTCCTCGTTTGGGGATCTCCGAGGATTAAAACAAACCAACAATTTTCCCGTTATTGTCAATATCCATTTTGACGGCCGAAGGTTCCTTAGGCAAACCGGGCATAGTCATAATCTCGCCGGTAATAGCCACTAAAAAGCCGGCGCCAGCCGCTACCCTTATTTCGCGGACGGTAAGCGTAAATCCGGTCGGACGGCCAATCTTAGTCAGATCATCACTCAGCGAATATTGGGTTTTAGCCATACAAACAGGCGTTTTATCAAAACCCATGGCCGTCAGTTCCTGGATGGTTTTTTCGGCTGCAGTTGTATAGGTTACCCCATCAGCCCCATAGATTTTTGTGGCTATCGCCGCAATTTTATCTTTAATCGGTGCCTTTTCATCATAGGCGAAAGTAAAGTTATTCGCTTTTTCACAAGCAGCCAATACCTTGTCGGCAAGAACCTGGCCGCCAAGGCTGCCTTTCGCCCAAACCTCAGACAGTGCCACTTCAGCCCCCATTGCCTTACATTGTTCCTCCACAAAATTCAGTTCTTTATCCGTATCTGTGGGAAAAGCATTAATAGCGACAACAGCCGGCAGCCCAAACTGCTGGATGTTTTCAATATGCTTGGTAAGATTGGCAAGCCCTTTTTCCAGTGCCGCCATATTCTCGCCGGCCAGCTGGTTCTTGGGAACGCCGCCATGCATCTTGAGAGCGCGCACGGTGGCTACTATAACAACCGCACTCGGCTGAAAACCGGCAAAACGGCACTTGATATCAATAAATTTTTCTGCCCCCAGATCAGCACCGAAACCGGCCTCGGTCACGCAGTAATCAGCCAGCTTCAGGGCATATTTAGTTGCCGATATACTATTGCAGCCATGGGCAATATTGGCAAACGGCCCGCCATGAACGAAAGCCGGCGTGTTTTCCAGGGTCTGCACAAGATTTGGTTTAATCGCATCTTTAAATAACAGGGTCAGGGCGCCGGTTACTTTCAAGTCATTGGGCGTGACAGGCTTGCCGTCATAGGTGTAAGCGACAATAATCCGGCCAATGCGCGCCTTCATGTCATCAAGGTCATTGGCAAGACAGAGAATTGCCATCATTTCCGAAGCAACGGTAATATCAAAGCCGTTTTCCCGGGGCACGCCGTTGGCCTTACCGCCAAGGCCGCAGACAATAGCCCGCAGAGCCCGTTCGTTAAGGTCAAGTACCCGCCGCCAGGTAATGCGGCGGGAATCAATGCCCAGCGCATTGCCATGGTGAAGGTGGTTGTCAAGAATAGCCGCTAACAAGTTGTGGGCCGTGGTAATTGCATGAAAATCACCGGTAAAGTGAAGATTAATATCTTCCATCGGCACAACCTGGGCATAGCCGCCGCCGGCAGCGCCGCCTTTTACGCCAAAACAAGGTCCCAGCGACGGCTCACGCAAGGCAATTACTACTGTCTTGCCCTGCCGGCGCAAAGAATCGCCCAACCCAACAGTCGTCGTTGTTTTTCCTTCACCGGCCGGCGTAGGATTAATTGCAGAAACTAAAATCAGTTTGCCATTAGGCCGGTCATGAATCCGTTCCCAGGTATTAAGAGAAACTTTGGCTTTGTAGTTGCCGTAGAGTTCCAATTCTTGGGCCGGAATCGCTAATTCTGCAGCTACTTCTACAATCGGCTTCATCAAGGCTTCCTGGGCAATTTCCACATCACTTTTCACAAATATACCCCCTAAAATGCGCTATTCCTTATTACCGATTAATGCTGCGGCTCTGCCGCCTGAGCCAGTTCTGTATTTGAGCCGTGAATTCCGCAGACCGGGCAAACCCAGGTTTGCACTCTTAACAGTACTTCCTTGTCTTCAAAACAGTACTTAACCGTACTGTATTTTGAAGTCTTTTCATCATGTTCACACCACAAAGACAGATTCATAATTGGTCCTCCTTTTTTTATAGTACCAATGCCAGGCAAAGCTCAGGCGATCCTGATTAATTCTATATTAATTCATTAATCATTAAATTCGCATAAAACAAACAACTTCTGCATTACAAAAACATAAAAAATCCCACCAGTTATTTTACTGATGGGATTTTTCCCCTTCCATATTCGGAACCATATAACCAACGCCCGGGTAGGTTACAATAAAACCCCCGTCAATGTCCACACTCTTAATCTTCTGGCGAATCCTGGCGATGGCTACCCGCAAATATTCCACATCATCGCGGTACTCGCTGCCCCACACATCCGTAAGCAGCTGCTCATGCGTCAATACCTTACCCGCATTAGCCATTAATAACGAAAATAGATTATATTCTGTTTCCGTCAGCCTTAGCTCCCGGTCTCCGGCCCAGGCCCGCCGCTGGGCCAGATTAACAGTAACCTCGCCGTTTTTAATTTCACTGGTCATATAATTGTTCTCCACCCTGCCGGCAGAACGCCGCAGAACAGCCTTCACCCTGGCAAACAGCTCCTCCAGCGAAAACGGTTTGGTAAGATAATCATCAGCGCCCATGTTAAGGCCCTGTACTTTATCGGTCGCATGACCACGGGCAGTCAGAATAATCACCGGCACATTGGTAAACGTGCGCAGCCGGTTCAGCACCGCCAGGCCATCCAGTCCGGGCATCATGAGATCCAGCAGAATAAGCTCCGGGTCCAGCAGATCAAACTTCGCCAGCGCGTCGGCGCCATTCTGGAATATATGGGGCTCATAGCCCAGTGACTTAAGGTTGGCTGAGATAAAGCGCAATATTTTGGGCTCATCATCAATAATAAATATTCTACACTTTTTCATAGTTACCACCACTGCCTCTGTATTTGGGTATGGAAACAGTAAAGACACTGCCGGTTCCTTCACTGCTTGCAACACTTATCCGGCCCTGATGGGCATCAACAATCCCCTTGCAGATCGCCAGTCCTAGACCTGTACCGCCGCTGGGACGTTCGCGGCTGGTGTCAACACAATAAAAACGGTCAAATACTTTTGTCAGGTGCTTGTCACTGATCCCGATTCCATTGTCGGCTACACTGATATGAACATAATGTTCGTCACAATTGGCTGTAATTTTAATATGCGGACTGCGTACATTATAACGAATGGCATTAGTAAACAGATTTGACAGAACCTGCCCCAGTCGAACCCGGTCACCATAAAGCAACGGCAGGCTTTCGGCCACCGTTGATTCAATCTTCACACCGCTGGTAAAGTGTTTGGGCAGCTTTCTGACAGCATGCTCAACAACATCGCTCGGCCGTACCGGCTCCCGGTCCAGGCTGATCGCTTTCGCGTCAATGCGGGAAATGTCCAGCCAGTCATTAACCAGCTCCTGAATGCGGCCAATATCCTCATGGATTCCGGTGAGCATTTCCTGTTTGAAAGCCTCATCCCAGTCAGTGTCTACCCGCAGCAAGGTTTCCACACTGCCCTTTATACTTGTTATCGGGGTCTTGAATTCATGGGAAACCATTGAGAGCAAATCACTTTTGAGCTTATCAACCTCGTGTTCCTTGGTAATATCCCGCCAGACAAGCCCCTTGCCAATGATATGATGTTCATCATCCGTAACCGGAAAAGCGGACAGCATGATGTGCCGCTGAGTATCGCCATAATTAATCTTAAACCGGAAGATGCCGTTGCCCTGCCTCACTTGCTCAAAAATCTGCCGGTCCGAATCCGCCAGCCGACCGGCAATAGCCTCAAAGATATGCGATTCTGACAACCCCCGCATCTTGTCACGGGGTATATTCAGCAGTTTGGCCATCCGGCCATTCGCATACACGACTTCGCGCTTTTTATCAATCAGGGTAATTGCATCATACATACTCTCCAGTACGGCTTTTAAAACTGCATGATTTTGTTGCAGCGTCAGAGATAACATTTCCTTTTGAATAATGATTCCCGCCGAGTGTGACAGGGTTTGCAGAAACTGGCAGTCTGCCTCGCTGAGGGGTGAATTAGACACCACCAGATGGCCAAAAGTGGTATTGCCTGACCGGATAGGCTGTACATAATACCGGTGCACATTGTCCTGTCTGATTCTGCCACCGGTTTCGTTATCCTCGCCTCTCATCATATCTTCATAAGCTCCCAGCAAAGAAAACACCGGCTTGGTGAGATATAATTTTACATTTACCCCTGATAACTCGCAAAACTGCCGCACGCACCCCCCAATAATATCGGCGCCCCCCGGTGAGGGGGCAGTCGGGGTGATTAACTGATTTAGTATTGCCAGTTCACGGTTGGTTCGCAGTAAACTCATTGTCCGTTCTTCTACCCGTTGTTCCAATTCGGTATTTAATTTAATCAGTTCCTGGCGGCTTTCCTTGATTTTTTGGGCCATAATAAAAAAATTTCCGGCCATAAGATGAAACTCCTGCGGCGCAAAGCGCGGAAAGCTGACCGGATTGATCTCATCTTCGCTGCTGATGACGGCCTGAATATATTCCAAGAGAATTTTTATCGTACTAGTTATCCGTTTCGCCGGGAAATAACCTAATAAAAGGGTAAATACCAAGGTACCAACAACGCTCAAAATGACAGACTGCAGCGGAATCTCCTGGGACTGCAAAAGCAGCAGGCTGCTAAGAAAGACTATGGGAATTATGGGGATAATCGCAAAAGCAATCCATAAATGCGCCTTTATTGATAGGTTTTTCATCGTAACTGCTTCCGGCATACCTGCCCCTCCTTTGAACACTGCACTATATTGACTCATTTCGCCCTAAGGTTACAATATCCTGTAACTGTCAACAAAAGAAAAAAATCACAAAGCCTTCATGCCGGTCCCGGCTATTAGCATAACTGCGGCCAAACGTCCGGGCAACATAAGCAAAGCCCCTGCATCACAGTAAACTGCGATTACAGGGGCTGAGTTTCTTATTTACCGGTGGCGGCAGCAATCATGGCTTTGACATTCTCAACCTTGGCATTCGGCGGTATCGAGCAGCCGGAAGAGAGGATAAAGCCAGGTCCCATATCCCTGATTAACTGGGAGGAATAATCATATACCTCATCAGGTGTACCCAGTGTCAGTTTCGCGGCCGGAACATCCCCCTTAATGCACATGACGTCACCGATGACTTCCTTAACTTTATAAATATCGGTGGCATTGTCGGTCTCAAAAATGCATTTTCCTTTCGGCAGAGTCCGGAAGTATTCCAGATCGCGCGCCCAGTTGGA contains:
- a CDS encoding GTP-binding protein is translated as MRILLFGGFLGSGKTTTILQIAKYITENKQETVALIENEIGEAGIDDKLLADSGLQVRPLFGGCVCCQITSDLISAVREIHDTIKPDWLIIEMTGLAIPGNIAKLINEYCQFYTGFKTITIVDMGRWPELKEVLGPLVTSQVEKTDFVIINKADIAGSDQAEIIADIRELVVNAPIRVASAANQLPLDVIKEVIDFE
- a CDS encoding cobalamin B12-binding domain-containing protein, with the protein product MSKIDLVKAVTELEEDLVIAGVNEQAAAGVPAIEILAQLQAGMEGVGKLYEAGDYYLSELIMSAEVFANAAALLGSALADSGESKTIGTVILGTVKDDIHDIGKNIVSTILSCNGFKVVDVGVDAPIETFVEAVKTHKPDVVGMFCLLTTAFDVMKETVAAVKATGIKTTVLVGGGPVDENVATWCSADGYCKNAYDAVEMSKKASGAVA
- a CDS encoding methyltetrahydrofolate cobalamin methyltransferase — encoded protein: MLIIGELINTSRKAIREAVETRNAAYIQEVAKQQEAAGANYLDVNCGTMVGQEIECMEWLVNTIQEVTDMPLCIDSPDVNALRAGLTLAKTTNGKRMINSTTAETGRYQAVVPLVREFNAKIVALCIEDAGMPETAEDRLRIASKLIDDMAKEGIEQDDIYIDPLIKPLSTNDKYGKSVLDAIYAIKQKYPAVHLTCGLSNISYGFPNRAVLNRLFVVQTMTVGMDGYILNPTDKAMMGVVYAGQALLGNDRYCAKYLKAHRKGLYE
- a CDS encoding sulfite exporter TauE/SafE family protein, with the protein product MLITATFSVGDMHCPACEKKIEQALKRLQGITVVKASYSQNTVTIEFDPAICSETQIHNTIHECGYTVNGQTNAKNKLKNYVGIACVFGAIFILSQFTGNFDMSSQLTGQVTYLVIFVIGLMTSLHCVGMCGGLMMSQAVSAAPHSRHSPCLRSFRYNAGRIISYTLIGGIVGALGSVLAVSIGFMAGAAIIAGLFMIVMGLNLTGVTLFRRFLTLPRLFNLPVKPANSPFIVGLVNGLMPCGPLQTMQLYALSTGSILQGATAMLVFSLGTLPLMLSFGTITTMLSKDSTKAILRFSGVLVIVLGLIMTNRGLAIAGINPSFLNNYAVKNTGNKAMPVKAELRNGQQTIKIAATNQGYVPNVVYVQKNLPLKMIVTGDQINSCNNELIIPSLHIKKKLTAGDNIIEMTPQGEDLNFSCWMGMLRGLIKVVDDLNSIDISQQNVVVPPGKSCCSTNGKSQCCGNRERRPSIYGDDIRQIPTDRLLKKAVAGDNRQTVHIAGIGYELEPLIIVISKEIPAQVLINFAQFDTPQGKWEIVAFDRKKVIQTFSGTKGVYELELPPQPPGTLGIYHQGNIVGVVEVVENAADADPAKILAKLLQ
- a CDS encoding aspartate aminotransferase family protein encodes the protein MARNIKEVMPDFIELKEAMALSREQNRDNHRHFINPDLVNLMGLLNFDKSFVRAAGTTIWDRENNEYLDFLGGYGALNLGHNHPEIEAAVEAVKELPNLIQAAPNPIAGALARNLALFTPGELQYSFFGNSGAEAVEGALKLARAATGRTKIISCEGSFHGKSFGALSVTGREKYRKPFAPLLPDVVFIPFGDAQALENILSANAAAAFIVEPIQGEGGIIVPPAGYLKEVRDICTKYHTLLIVDEIQTGFGRTGKLFACELAGIAPDILCLSKSFGGGIMPLAAYTTTEKIWKKAYGSTEKATLHTSTFGGNTRAAAAGIATLSVLFRDDLARQAAEKGEYLLGKLRQLQAKYPFLKEVRGQGLIIGMEFAQPEKGLLNKLTGGAVGKLAGEYLGAMVAGELLNNHQIITAYTLNNPNVIRLEPPLTVTYEQLDKLLAALDVICAKNKSFGDMVIASSKTILGSLVKK
- a CDS encoding formate--tetrahydrofolate ligase translates to MKSDVEIAQEALMKPIVEVAAELAIPAQELELYGNYKAKVSLNTWERIHDRPNGKLILVSAINPTPAGEGKTTTTVGLGDSLRRQGKTVVIALREPSLGPCFGVKGGAAGGGYAQVVPMEDINLHFTGDFHAITTAHNLLAAILDNHLHHGNALGIDSRRITWRRVLDLNERALRAIVCGLGGKANGVPRENGFDITVASEMMAILCLANDLDDMKARIGRIIVAYTYDGKPVTPNDLKVTGALTLLFKDAIKPNLVQTLENTPAFVHGGPFANIAHGCNSISATKYALKLADYCVTEAGFGADLGAEKFIDIKCRFAGFQPSAVVIVATVRALKMHGGVPKNQLAGENMAALEKGLANLTKHIENIQQFGLPAVVAINAFPTDTDKELNFVEEQCKAMGAEVALSEVWAKGSLGGQVLADKVLAACEKANNFTFAYDEKAPIKDKIAAIATKIYGADGVTYTTAAEKTIQELTAMGFDKTPVCMAKTQYSLSDDLTKIGRPTGFTLTVREIRVAAGAGFLVAITGEIMTMPGLPKEPSAVKMDIDNNGKIVGLF
- a CDS encoding response regulator transcription factor, which codes for MKKCRIFIIDDEPKILRFISANLKSLGYEPHIFQNGADALAKFDLLDPELILLDLMMPGLDGLAVLNRLRTFTNVPVIILTARGHATDKVQGLNMGADDYLTKPFSLEELFARVKAVLRRSAGRVENNYMTSEIKNGEVTVNLAQRRAWAGDRELRLTETEYNLFSLLMANAGKVLTHEQLLTDVWGSEYRDDVEYLRVAIARIRQKIKSVDIDGGFIVTYPGVGYMVPNMEGEKSHQ